Proteins from one Pleuronectes platessa chromosome 16, fPlePla1.1, whole genome shotgun sequence genomic window:
- the znf281a gene encoding zinc finger protein 281 — protein MNIIQDKLGNEFLRSNGGMDSNFGPGMIMFSHLPPVTSFTRMAAHSVMQDLPPHEMILKKERDSPDCSMGTQGGFGCAGVGDYVHSMGIKQEKMSEHDYRLPLYPGGHGKSTDLLEVTVSNNQSLLVHDLNMGNLPSQLGKEPAGRKGRRSNGEGQEGKPRKKRSEAKQSMMLDGDGGSLSPGNKPHICEHCAASFRSSYHLRRHVLIHTGERPFRCNQCNMSFIQKYLLQRHEKIHSGEKPFSCDQCNMRFIQKYHMERHKRTHSGEKPYRCETCQQYFSRTDRLLKHKRTCGEAIKKGLDPGMMDLGCVDMGHGSYGITQGNVGSTGRKRGKSKNCGEGGERRKKKGDAGGGRVPHIHGAASGGYSIHDYSMENQTVSSSTEPGPSMQQSHHGRAPKMAFKRANRKSPAKASPLEQSVVMDGLGLMQGNGAKVGTSSNYDDAMQFLKKRRYLHAANNSNPSGPVPAGVTSSEYDVGVGHLSSQPSLVQGVISSVMDSDLPLSLDKSGIPDEVLQSLLDHYSQKHDGSHHDVHFDISDHHVDLNSVSADSPDIGHSTDTSSPCGDKNVMMHEYSRFLLQALERTSHTTSFPLGPGPSPSGPFTSSHQGNPLYADKNIYTTSPLECGFGQTVASPSLPSSVPKSHFAMLSGSSPQHSFHLSSLEPTHQQLTPSQELTDQMEKQHSSTPPSSYQISPSDLSSDKNHPPVKNGTAVFPLAPSQNLAPLDSSKPSYQIENFAQAFGSQFKSDGRGLSYGTDSGGEVDHRIRTPVSEFSGYTSLLSDVNEPVSTGSKTPTSQSYR, from the exons ATGAACATCATTCAAGACAAACTAGGAAATGAATTCCTGCGCTCCAACGGGGGTATGGACTCCAATTTCGGGCCTGGCATGATAATGTTCAGCCATCTCCCGCCGGTGACCAGCTTCACCCGGATGGCCGCCCACTCCGTCATGCAGGACCTCCCACCGCATGAAATGATCCTGAAGAAGGAGCGCGACTCACCTGACTGCAGCATGGGCACCCAGGGTGGCTTCGGTTGTGCAGGAGTCGGAGACTATGTTCACTCAATGGGCATCAAGCAGGAGAAGATGTCAGAGCATGATTATCGCCTGCCGCTCTACCCTGGAGGCCATGGGAAGAGCACAGATCTGCTGGAGGTGACAGTCAGTAACAACCAGAGCCTGCTGGTGCATGACCTCAACATGGGCAAT CTGCCGAGTCAGTTAGGAAAGGAGCCTGCTGGGAGAAAAGGTCGAAGGTCAAACGGTGAAGGACAGGAGGGTAAACCTAGAAAGAAGAGAAGCGAAGCAAAG CAGTCAATGATGCTGGATGGAGATGGAGGCAGCCTGTCACCAGGAAACAAGCCTCACATCTGTGAGCACTGCGCTGCATCGTTCAGAAGTTCATATCACCTACGCAGACATGTCCTCATTCACACTG GTGAAAGACCTTTTAGATGCAACCAGTGCAACATGAGTTTTATTCAGAAGTATCTTCTCCAGCGACATGAGAAAATCCACAGTG GAGAGAAGCCATTCAGCTGTGACCAGTGCAACATGCGATTCATTCAGAAGTACCACATGGAGAGACACAAGAGGACACATAGCGGAGAGAAGCCGTACAGATGTGAGACCTGCCAACAG TATTTTTCTAGGACAGACCGACTGCTTAAGCACAAGCGAACCTGTGGAGAAGCCATAAAGAAGGGGCTGGATCCTGGGATGATGGACCTGGGTTGTGTTGACATGGGCCATGGCAGCTATGGAATCACTCAGGGAAATGTTGGGAGTACTGGCAGAAAGAGGGGGAAGTCTAAAAAttgtggagagggaggggagcgcAGAAAGAAGAAGGGGGATGCAGGAGGGGGTAGAGTACCGCACATTCACGGTGCAGCGTCTGGAGGCTACAGCATCCACGATTACTCCATGGAGAATCAGACAGTATCTTCCTCTACCGAGCCGGGGCCCAGCATGCAGCAGAGCCACCATGGCAGAGCTCCAAAGATGGCCTTCAAGAGGGCCAATCGCAAGAGTCCGGCCAAAGCAAGCCCGTTGGAGCAGAGTGTGGTCATGGATGGACTGGGCCTCATGCAGGGTAATGGAGCCAAAGTTGGCACCAGCAGCAACTACGACGATGCCATGCAGTTTCTTAAGAAGAGACGCTACCTTCATGCAGCAAACAATTCAAACCCATCAGGGCCTGTGCCGGCTGGAGTAACCAGCAGTGAGTACGATGTCGGCGTTGGTCACTTGTCTTCCCAGCCATCTCTCGTACAAGGCGTCATTTCCAGTGTAATGGACAGTGACTTGCCACTGAGTCTCGACAAGTCAGGGATCCCTGATGAGGTGCTGCAGAGCCTCCTTGACCACTACTCCCAGAAACATGATGGCTCGCACCACGACGTTCACTTTGACATCAGTGACCACCACGTGGACCTTAACTCCGTCTCAGCTGACAGTCCTGACATCGGCCACAGCACAGACACCTCCAGCCCGTGTGGAGACAAGAACGTCATGATGCACGAGTACTCTCGCTTCCTGCTGCAGGCTTTGGAACGCACCAGCCACACCACCAGCTTCCCTCTGGGCCCCGGGCCTTCCCCCTCAGGACCATTCACGAGTTCCCACCAAGGCAACCCCCTCTATGCTGACAAGAACATCTACACTACGTCCCCGCTGGAGTGTGGGTTTGGCCAGACGGTGGCCTCACCTTCGCTGCCCTCATCTGTGCCAAAATCTCACTTTGCAATGCTGTCGGGCTCCTCGCCGCAGCACAGCTTCCACCTGAGCAGCCTGGAGCCCACACACCAGCAGCTCACCCCGTCTCAGGAGCTCACCGACCAGATGGAGAAGCAGCACTCCTccactcccccctcctcctaccAGATCAGCCCATCTGACCTGAGCAGCGATAAAAACCACCCGCCAGTCAAGAATGGCACGGCAGTCTTCCCTCTGGCCCCCTCGCAGAATCTGGCCCCTCTGGACTCCTCAAAGCCTTCCTACCAGATTGAAAACTTTGCCCAGGCCTTTGGCTCCCAGTTCAAGTCAGATGGCCGCGGCTTGTCTTATGGCACTGACTCTGGTGGGGAGGTGGATCACAGGATACGGACGCCTGTGTCAGAATTCTCAGGGTATACTAGTTTGTTATCTGATGTCAATGAGCCAGTAAGTACAGGTTCCAAAACTCCAACAAGCCAAAGCTACAGATGA